One part of the Streptomyces nigra genome encodes these proteins:
- a CDS encoding S1 family peptidase translates to MKHRRIPRRRVAVAGAGIAALVAAGVTLQSANASETPETSAPKTLSAGAAGKLASTLVKDLGADAAGTYYDAQAKSLVVNVLDEAAAGAVEAAGAEARVVQNSLAELRSARTTLKQDATIPGTAWVTDPTTNKVVVTADRTVSKAEWAKLTEVADGLGTTVELKRSKGEFKPFIAGGDAITGGGGRCSLGFNVVKGGEPFFLTAGHCTESISAWSDSSGQQIGTNADSSFPDNDYGLVKYTADVDHPSEVNLYNGSAQAISGAAEATVGMAVTRSGSTTQVHEGKVTGLDATVNYGNGDIVNGLIQTDVCAEPGDSGGSLFSGDKAVGLTSGGSGDCTSGGETFFQPVTEALSATGTEIG, encoded by the coding sequence TTGAAGCACCGACGCATACCCAGGCGCCGTGTCGCCGTGGCAGGTGCGGGCATCGCCGCACTGGTCGCCGCCGGCGTGACGTTGCAGTCCGCGAACGCGAGTGAGACACCGGAGACCTCCGCGCCGAAGACCCTGTCGGCCGGCGCGGCCGGAAAGCTCGCCTCGACCCTTGTGAAGGACCTCGGCGCCGACGCCGCGGGCACCTACTACGACGCCCAGGCCAAGAGCCTCGTCGTGAACGTCCTCGACGAGGCCGCCGCCGGCGCCGTCGAGGCGGCCGGCGCCGAGGCGCGGGTCGTCCAGAACTCCCTCGCCGAGCTCAGAAGCGCCCGCACCACGCTGAAGCAGGACGCCACCATCCCCGGCACCGCCTGGGTGACGGACCCGACCACCAACAAGGTCGTGGTCACCGCCGACCGCACGGTCTCCAAGGCCGAGTGGGCCAAGCTCACCGAGGTGGCCGACGGACTGGGCACCACGGTCGAACTGAAGCGCTCGAAGGGGGAGTTCAAGCCCTTCATCGCGGGCGGTGACGCGATCACCGGCGGCGGCGGGCGGTGCTCGCTCGGCTTCAACGTCGTCAAGGGCGGCGAGCCGTTCTTCCTGACGGCCGGGCACTGCACCGAGTCCATCTCGGCCTGGTCCGACTCCAGCGGCCAGCAGATCGGCACCAACGCGGACTCGAGCTTCCCCGACAACGACTACGGCCTGGTCAAGTACACGGCCGACGTCGACCACCCGAGCGAGGTGAACCTCTACAACGGTTCCGCGCAGGCCATCAGCGGTGCCGCCGAGGCCACCGTGGGCATGGCGGTCACCCGGAGCGGTTCGACCACCCAGGTGCACGAGGGCAAGGTGACCGGCCTGGACGCCACCGTGAACTACGGCAACGGCGACATCGTCAACGGGCTGATCCAGACCGACGTGTGCGCCGAGCCCGGCGACAGCGGCGGCTCGCTGTTCTCCGGCGACAAGGCGGTCGGCCTCACCTCCGGTGGCAGCGGTGACTGCACCTCCGGCGGCGAGACCTTCTTCCAGCCGGTGACCGAGGCGCTCTCCGCCACGGGTACCGAGATCGGCTGA
- a CDS encoding lytic polysaccharide monooxygenase auxiliary activity family 9 protein, translated as MPARRKAAAVAALGLTPLALTALAAAPASAHGSLGDPVSRVSQCYAEGPESPKSAACKAAVAAGGTQALYDWNGIRIGDAGGRHQELIPDGKLCSANNAEFKGLDLARSDWPATSVSSGSHTFKYRVTAPHKGTFKVYVTKPGYDPSKPLAWGDLDLANPVATATDPAAEGGFYTFSGRLPERSGKQMLYTVWQRSDSPEAFYSCSDVTFGGGSHQAPEAPASQEPAAPSASAPSEEQIEAGTEKSTVEHGGHGDQDARTSAEPAAADPTPAAQANQPKAASAGENLAETGGDASTGYLAVGGAATLALGSAVLFASVRRRAAGGARR; from the coding sequence ATGCCCGCACGCCGCAAGGCCGCCGCAGTCGCCGCGCTCGGTCTGACGCCGCTCGCCCTGACCGCTCTCGCCGCCGCGCCCGCCTCGGCGCACGGTTCGCTGGGGGACCCGGTCAGCCGGGTCTCGCAGTGCTACGCGGAGGGCCCGGAGAGCCCGAAGTCCGCCGCGTGCAAGGCGGCCGTCGCGGCCGGCGGCACCCAGGCCCTGTACGACTGGAACGGCATCCGCATCGGCGACGCGGGCGGCCGGCACCAGGAGCTGATCCCGGACGGGAAGCTGTGCAGCGCGAACAACGCGGAGTTCAAGGGCCTCGACCTGGCCCGCTCGGACTGGCCGGCGACGAGCGTGAGCAGCGGCTCGCACACCTTCAAGTACCGGGTCACCGCCCCGCACAAGGGCACCTTCAAGGTGTACGTCACCAAGCCCGGCTACGACCCGTCGAAGCCGCTGGCCTGGGGTGACCTGGATCTGGCGAACCCGGTGGCGACCGCCACCGACCCGGCGGCCGAGGGCGGCTTCTACACCTTCTCCGGCCGGCTCCCGGAGCGGTCCGGCAAGCAGATGCTGTACACGGTCTGGCAGCGCTCGGACAGCCCGGAGGCGTTCTACTCCTGCTCGGACGTGACCTTCGGCGGCGGTTCCCACCAGGCTCCGGAGGCGCCGGCCTCGCAGGAGCCGGCTGCCCCGAGCGCCTCCGCGCCCTCCGAGGAGCAGATCGAGGCGGGTACGGAGAAGTCGACGGTCGAGCACGGCGGCCACGGCGACCAGGACGCGCGGACGTCGGCGGAGCCGGCCGCGGCCGATCCGACGCCCGCCGCCCAGGCCAACCAGCCGAAGGCGGCCTCCGCCGGGGAGAACCTGGCGGAGACGGGAGGGGACGCCTCCACCGGGTATCTGGCGGTGGGCGGCGCGGCCACGCTGGCCCTCGGGTCGGCGGTCCTGTTCGCGTCGGTGCGCCGACGGGCGGCGGGCGGCGCCCGGCGCTGA
- a CDS encoding GNAT family N-acetyltransferase → MTSELIRPATAADVPAVKAVIDAAFTPYIERIGVVPVPMEADHAADVAAGKVYVTGRPVTGLVVIEAHPDHLYLDTVAVHPGAQGQGVGGRLLRFVEAHARALRLPEVRLHTNAMMWENQKIYPKYGYEVVERRVSGPYDRLHYRKRLG, encoded by the coding sequence ATGACGAGCGAGCTGATCCGGCCGGCCACCGCCGCCGACGTCCCGGCCGTGAAGGCCGTGATCGACGCGGCGTTCACGCCGTACATCGAGCGCATCGGGGTGGTCCCCGTGCCCATGGAGGCCGACCACGCGGCGGACGTGGCGGCGGGGAAGGTGTATGTGACGGGGCGGCCCGTGACCGGGCTCGTGGTGATCGAGGCGCACCCCGACCATCTGTACCTGGACACCGTCGCCGTGCACCCCGGCGCCCAGGGACAGGGCGTCGGGGGACGGCTGCTGCGGTTCGTGGAGGCACACGCGCGTGCGCTTCGTCTGCCGGAGGTCAGGCTCCATACGAACGCGATGATGTGGGAGAACCAGAAGATCTACCCGAAGTACGGGTACGAGGTCGTCGAGCGGCGCGTGAGCGGGCCCTACGACCGCCTGCACTATCGCAAGCGGCTCGGCTGA
- a CDS encoding esterase/lipase family protein — protein sequence MLPWKRVLRPLAALLLTAAVAVVPATAAQAAPTAAAPSSGWNDYSCKPSTAHPRPVVLVHGTFANSVDNWLFLAPYLTDRGYCVFSLDYGQLPGVPFFHALGPIDKSAEQLSAFVDKVLAATGAGKADLVGHSQGGMMPRYYLKFLGGAPKVNALVGIAPNNHGTTLSGLANLLPYFPGAGDLLNAATPALAQQVAGSDFMKRLNAGGDTVPGVRYTVIATKYDEVVTPYRTQFLSGSSVKNVLIQDKCVLDLSEHALVGLTDRMAFHEVANALDPARATPTTCASAIS from the coding sequence ATGCTGCCCTGGAAACGAGTGCTCAGACCGCTGGCCGCGCTGCTGCTGACCGCCGCGGTCGCCGTCGTCCCCGCCACCGCCGCCCAGGCCGCCCCGACGGCGGCAGCACCCAGCAGCGGCTGGAACGACTACTCCTGCAAGCCCTCCACCGCCCACCCCCGCCCCGTCGTCCTCGTGCACGGAACGTTCGCCAACTCCGTGGACAACTGGCTGTTTCTCGCGCCGTATCTGACCGACCGGGGCTACTGCGTCTTCTCCCTGGACTACGGCCAGCTGCCGGGCGTGCCGTTCTTCCACGCCCTCGGCCCCATCGACAAGTCCGCCGAACAGCTCTCCGCCTTCGTCGACAAGGTGCTCGCCGCCACCGGCGCCGGCAAGGCCGACCTCGTCGGCCACTCGCAGGGCGGCATGATGCCCCGCTACTACCTCAAGTTCCTCGGCGGCGCCCCCAAGGTGAACGCCCTCGTCGGCATCGCGCCCAACAACCACGGCACCACCCTGTCCGGGCTCGCCAACCTGCTGCCGTACTTCCCCGGCGCCGGCGACCTCCTGAACGCCGCCACCCCCGCCCTCGCCCAGCAGGTCGCCGGGTCCGACTTCATGAAGCGGCTCAACGCGGGCGGCGACACCGTCCCCGGAGTCCGCTACACCGTCATAGCCACCAAGTACGACGAGGTGGTCACCCCGTACCGCACCCAGTTCCTGTCCGGCTCCTCGGTCAAGAACGTCCTCATCCAGGACAAGTGCGTCCTCGACCTGTCCGAACACGCCCTGGTGGGCCTGACCGACCGGATGGCCTTCCACGAGGTGGCCAACGCGCTCGACCCGGCCCGCGCCACCCCCACGACCTGCGCGTCCGCGATCAGTTGA
- a CDS encoding MarR family winged helix-turn-helix transcriptional regulator, which yields MQNSDAMALSAALLSAAGDLTRRIHDGVVGRGFDGVRPAHGFAFARLAPDGATVTELATHLGVTKQAASQLVDEIVRKGYAERRPHPGDARARLVVLTERGWACTRAAEAAAAEVVGAWGEVLGEDGLRALLHGLARIAVHGPVRPSW from the coding sequence GTGCAGAACTCCGACGCCATGGCCCTGTCCGCCGCCCTGCTCTCCGCCGCCGGCGACCTCACCCGGCGCATCCATGACGGCGTGGTCGGCCGGGGGTTCGACGGGGTGCGGCCCGCGCACGGGTTCGCGTTCGCCCGGCTCGCCCCGGACGGCGCCACGGTCACCGAGCTCGCCACCCATCTCGGGGTCACCAAGCAGGCCGCGAGCCAGCTGGTCGACGAGATCGTGCGCAAGGGGTACGCCGAGCGCCGGCCGCACCCCGGGGACGCGCGCGCCCGGCTGGTCGTGCTCACCGAGCGGGGATGGGCCTGCACCCGAGCCGCCGAGGCGGCGGCGGCGGAGGTCGTGGGGGCCTGGGGCGAGGTGCTGGGCGAGGACGGCCTGCGGGCCCTGCTGCACGGGCTGGCGCGGATCGCCGTGCATGGTCCGGTCCGTCCCAGTTGGTGA
- a CDS encoding DUF3533 domain-containing protein, protein MTQPSPFLAEVKEAVTPRATLLVAGVLALSLLFITSYVGALHDPKPRDVPVGVVAPPAVAEQTVDRLSALPDGPLDPRALPDAETARAQIVNRDIYGALVIDPAGTRDTLLVSTGAGRVLALTLETVFTDLERTQDRTLRTVDVVPADPQDANGLTSFYLVVGWCVGGYLCASIMTISSGARSPTPRRTLIRLLSMAVVAVVAGLGGALIVGPILGALPGSTAALWGLGALTVFAVGAATLAFQSLIGMAGIGLAIVIVVILGNPSAGGALPPPLLPPFWRDIGPALPPGAGTWAARSIAYFKGNDSTGSLLVLSAWAVGGVVVALLTAVLRGRDRDRTETAAVP, encoded by the coding sequence ATGACGCAGCCCAGCCCCTTCCTCGCCGAGGTGAAGGAGGCCGTCACCCCCCGGGCCACCCTGCTCGTGGCCGGTGTGCTCGCCCTCAGCCTGCTCTTCATCACCTCGTACGTCGGCGCCCTCCACGACCCGAAGCCCAGGGACGTCCCCGTCGGTGTCGTGGCGCCCCCGGCGGTCGCCGAGCAGACGGTGGACCGGCTGTCCGCGCTGCCCGACGGCCCCCTGGACCCCCGGGCGCTCCCCGACGCGGAGACGGCCCGCGCCCAGATCGTGAACCGCGACATCTACGGCGCCCTGGTGATCGACCCGGCCGGCACCCGGGACACCCTCCTGGTCTCGACGGGGGCCGGGCGGGTGCTGGCCCTCACGCTGGAGACCGTCTTCACCGACCTGGAGCGGACCCAGGACCGCACCCTGCGCACCGTCGACGTGGTCCCGGCCGACCCGCAGGACGCCAACGGGCTCACGTCCTTCTATCTGGTCGTGGGCTGGTGCGTCGGCGGTTATCTCTGCGCGTCGATCATGACGATCAGCTCCGGTGCCCGCAGCCCCACCCCACGGCGCACCCTGATCCGGCTGCTCTCGATGGCCGTCGTCGCCGTCGTCGCGGGGCTCGGCGGCGCGCTGATCGTCGGGCCGATCCTCGGCGCGCTCCCGGGCAGCACCGCCGCGCTGTGGGGCCTGGGCGCCCTGACCGTCTTCGCGGTCGGCGCGGCCACCCTCGCCTTCCAGTCCCTCATCGGCATGGCAGGCATCGGCCTGGCCATCGTGATCGTGGTGATCCTCGGCAACCCGAGCGCGGGCGGCGCCCTCCCGCCCCCGCTGCTCCCCCCGTTCTGGCGGGACATCGGGCCCGCCCTGCCCCCGGGTGCGGGCACCTGGGCGGCCCGCTCGATCGCCTACTTCAAGGGCAACGACTCCACGGGCTCCCTGCTGGTTCTGTCTGCGTGGGCGGTCGGCGGCGTGGTCGTCGCCCTGCTGACGGCGGTGCTGCGGGGCAGGGACCGGGACCGGACGGAGACCGCCGCCGTCCCGTGA
- a CDS encoding cupin domain-containing protein codes for MPVVRPSEAVVHEMHGARFVSYATPLTGSRELCAWRGEVPAGTRAPAHTVSKEEILHILDGGLRVTLDGETTDVTAGDTLIVNAGATLTVENPGTRPAITWVTTLVGLEAELADGTRIAPPWAR; via the coding sequence ATGCCTGTCGTCCGTCCGTCCGAAGCCGTGGTGCACGAGATGCACGGCGCCCGTTTCGTCTCGTACGCCACCCCGCTCACCGGGAGCCGGGAGCTGTGCGCCTGGCGCGGCGAGGTGCCGGCCGGCACCCGCGCGCCCGCGCACACCGTCAGCAAGGAGGAGATCCTGCACATCCTCGACGGCGGTCTGCGCGTCACCCTCGACGGGGAGACGACCGACGTCACCGCGGGCGACACGCTCATCGTCAACGCCGGCGCCACCCTGACCGTCGAGAACCCGGGCACACGTCCGGCGATCACCTGGGTGACCACGCTCGTCGGCCTGGAGGCGGAACTCGCGGACGGGACGCGTATCGCTCCCCCGTGGGCCCGCTGA
- a CDS encoding DNA polymerase III subunit alpha: protein MSGFTHLHTVSGFSLRHGASHPERLAERAAERGMDALALTDRDSLSGAVRFTKACAAAGVRPLYGVELAVEESAPREETPGRRRTPVRGGAFVDEPAQRVTFLARDGARGWADLCRLVSAAHRGDGPPLLPRADNQGDGLTVLLGPASDVVRALAAGRPDRAARLLAPWREVYGDALRLEAVWHGRQGTGPGSLRLAARTVGFAAEQRIRPVLSNAVRYADPGLGPVADVLDAARRLVPVDALGERDSGQAWLKGPEEMERAAERIVEAAGFRPDTARRLLEQTAATAAECRVDPEDDLGIGTVHFPEPYLVGAGRRTAQRALASRAVAGMVRRGYDGRRAYWERMHHELDIIAHHGFASYFLTVAQVVDDVRAMGIRVAARGSGAGSLVNHLLGIAHADPVEHGLLMERFLSKRRLVLPDIDIDVESARRLEVYRAIIDRFGSERVATVSMPETYRVRHAIRDVGAALSMDPADIDRIAKSFPHIRARDARAALDELPELRRLAGERERYGRLWELVEALDALPRGIAMHPCGVLLSDATLHARTPVVPTSGENLPMSQFDKEDVEDLGLLKLDVLGVRMQSAMAHAVAEVERATGERIDLDGVPDGDPATYGLIRSTETLGCFQIESPGQRDLVGRLQPATFHDLVVDISLFRPGPVAADMVRPFIEARHGRAPVRHPHPDLAEPLRDTYGVVVFHEQIIDIVHLMTGCGRDEADRVRRGLSDPESQARIRVWFAQHAAAKGYDAETIGRTWEIVEAFGSYGFCKAHAVAFAVPTYQSAWLKAHHPAAFYAGLLTHDPGMYPKRLLLADARRRGVPILPLDVNVSGVAHQIELVSGSGKSGGTWGLRLALSDVYGISEAEAARIAAGQPYASLLDFWERARPSRPLAQRLAQVGALDAFGANRRDLQLHLTELHRGARGGGGDQLPLAGGRRTAAAGLPDLTSEERLSAELGVLSMDASRNLMDDHREFLQELGVIGARRLREARHGETVLVAGAKAATQTPPIRSGKRVIFSTLDDGTGLVDLAFFDDSHDACAHTVFHSWLLLVRGVVQRRGPRSLSVVGSAAWNLADLLEVRRSEGLEGVAARLAGGGGPVDGSDGEGAARRRLAGSEGTPAPAGSAAQDQMERQRTIRMSTGYEMHPWADLRPAGEGPAGGRKLWHQSPGSAG from the coding sequence GTGTCGGGCTTCACGCATCTGCACACCGTCTCCGGGTTCTCCCTGCGGCACGGCGCCTCCCACCCGGAGCGGCTGGCCGAGCGGGCCGCCGAGCGGGGCATGGACGCCCTGGCCCTCACCGACCGCGACTCGCTCTCCGGCGCCGTCCGCTTCACCAAGGCCTGCGCCGCGGCCGGCGTACGCCCGCTGTACGGCGTCGAGCTGGCGGTGGAGGAGTCCGCGCCGCGCGAGGAGACGCCGGGGCGCCGGCGGACCCCGGTACGCGGCGGCGCGTTCGTCGACGAGCCCGCGCAGCGCGTCACCTTCCTCGCCCGGGACGGGGCCCGCGGCTGGGCCGACCTGTGCCGGCTCGTCTCCGCCGCCCACCGCGGCGACGGCCCGCCCCTGCTGCCCCGCGCCGACAACCAGGGCGACGGGCTGACCGTCCTGCTCGGCCCCGCCTCCGACGTGGTCCGCGCGCTCGCCGCCGGACGCCCAGACCGGGCGGCCCGGCTGCTCGCCCCCTGGCGGGAGGTCTACGGCGACGCCCTGCGGCTGGAGGCCGTGTGGCACGGACGGCAGGGCACCGGCCCGGGGTCACTGCGGCTCGCCGCCCGCACCGTGGGCTTCGCCGCCGAGCAGCGGATCCGGCCGGTGCTGAGCAACGCCGTGCGGTACGCCGATCCCGGTCTAGGGCCGGTCGCCGACGTGCTGGACGCCGCGCGCCGGCTCGTGCCCGTCGACGCCCTCGGGGAACGGGACTCCGGTCAGGCCTGGCTCAAGGGCCCCGAGGAGATGGAGCGGGCCGCCGAGCGGATCGTGGAGGCGGCGGGCTTCCGTCCCGACACCGCGCGCCGGCTGCTGGAGCAGACCGCGGCGACCGCCGCCGAGTGCCGCGTCGACCCCGAGGACGACCTCGGCATCGGCACCGTTCACTTCCCCGAGCCGTATCTCGTCGGCGCCGGCCGGCGCACCGCCCAGCGGGCGCTCGCCTCCCGTGCGGTGGCCGGAATGGTGCGGCGCGGCTACGACGGGCGGCGGGCGTACTGGGAGCGGATGCACCACGAGCTGGACATCATCGCCCACCACGGCTTCGCCTCCTACTTCCTGACGGTCGCCCAGGTCGTCGACGACGTACGCGCCATGGGCATCCGGGTGGCCGCCCGGGGGTCCGGCGCGGGCTCCCTCGTCAACCATCTGCTCGGCATCGCGCACGCCGACCCCGTCGAGCACGGGCTGCTGATGGAGCGCTTCCTGTCCAAACGGCGGCTGGTGCTGCCGGACATCGACATCGACGTGGAGTCCGCACGGCGGTTGGAGGTCTACCGCGCGATCATCGACCGGTTCGGGAGCGAGCGGGTCGCGACCGTCTCCATGCCGGAGACCTACCGGGTGCGGCACGCCATCCGGGACGTGGGTGCGGCCCTGTCGATGGACCCGGCCGACATCGACCGCATCGCCAAGTCCTTCCCGCACATCCGGGCCCGGGACGCCCGCGCGGCCCTGGACGAACTGCCCGAGCTGCGCCGGCTGGCCGGGGAGCGGGAACGGTACGGCAGGCTGTGGGAGCTGGTGGAGGCGCTGGACGCCCTGCCGCGCGGCATCGCCATGCACCCGTGCGGGGTGCTCCTGTCCGACGCGACCCTGCACGCCCGGACGCCCGTCGTGCCGACCAGCGGCGAGAACCTGCCCATGTCCCAGTTCGACAAGGAGGACGTGGAGGACCTCGGGCTGCTCAAGCTCGACGTCCTCGGGGTGCGGATGCAGTCCGCGATGGCGCACGCGGTCGCCGAGGTGGAACGGGCCACGGGCGAGCGGATCGACCTGGACGGGGTGCCCGACGGCGACCCGGCGACCTACGGGCTGATCCGGTCCACCGAGACGCTCGGCTGCTTCCAGATCGAGTCGCCGGGCCAGCGGGACCTGGTCGGACGGCTCCAGCCGGCCACCTTCCACGACCTCGTCGTGGACATCTCGCTGTTCCGGCCAGGACCGGTCGCCGCCGACATGGTGCGGCCGTTCATCGAGGCCCGGCACGGGCGGGCGCCGGTGCGCCACCCGCACCCCGACCTGGCCGAGCCACTGCGCGACACGTACGGGGTCGTCGTCTTCCACGAGCAGATCATCGACATCGTGCACCTCATGACCGGCTGCGGACGGGACGAGGCCGACCGGGTGCGGCGCGGGCTCTCCGACCCGGAGTCGCAGGCGCGGATCCGGGTGTGGTTCGCCCAGCACGCGGCGGCCAAGGGGTACGACGCGGAGACCATCGGGCGGACCTGGGAGATCGTCGAGGCCTTCGGCTCGTACGGCTTCTGCAAGGCGCACGCGGTCGCGTTCGCCGTGCCGACCTACCAGTCGGCCTGGCTGAAGGCCCATCACCCGGCCGCCTTCTACGCCGGGCTGCTCACCCATGATCCCGGGATGTACCCGAAGCGGCTGCTGCTCGCGGACGCGCGGCGGCGCGGGGTGCCGATCCTGCCGCTGGACGTGAACGTCTCGGGCGTCGCCCATCAGATCGAACTGGTGTCCGGATCGGGGAAGTCCGGCGGCACCTGGGGACTGCGGCTCGCCCTTTCCGATGTGTACGGCATCAGCGAGGCCGAGGCGGCCCGGATCGCGGCCGGGCAGCCGTACGCCTCCCTGCTCGACTTCTGGGAACGGGCCCGGCCCAGCCGTCCGCTCGCCCAGCGGCTCGCCCAGGTCGGCGCGCTGGACGCGTTCGGCGCCAACCGGCGGGACCTGCAACTGCATCTGACCGAACTGCACCGGGGCGCCCGGGGCGGCGGCGGGGACCAGCTCCCACTGGCCGGCGGACGGCGTACGGCCGCCGCCGGACTGCCCGACCTGACCTCCGAGGAGCGGCTCAGCGCCGAGCTGGGGGTGCTGTCGATGGACGCCTCGCGCAATCTCATGGACGACCACCGGGAGTTCCTCCAGGAGCTGGGCGTGATCGGCGCACGCCGGCTGCGGGAGGCGCGGCACGGGGAGACCGTGCTGGTCGCGGGCGCCAAGGCGGCCACCCAGACCCCGCCGATCCGGTCCGGCAAGCGGGTCATCTTCAGTACGCTCGACGACGGGACGGGCCTGGTCGACCTCGCCTTCTTCGACGACTCGCACGACGCCTGCGCCCACACCGTCTTCCACTCCTGGCTGCTGCTGGTGCGGGGCGTCGTGCAGCGGCGCGGGCCGCGCAGCCTCAGCGTCGTGGGCTCCGCCGCCTGGAACCTCGCGGACCTGCTGGAGGTGCGCCGGAGCGAGGGCCTGGAGGGCGTCGCCGCCCGGCTGGCCGGGGGCGGCGGCCCCGTGGACGGTTCCGACGGCGAGGGAGCGGCGCGGCGCCGGCTCGCCGGGTCCGAGGGGACGCCCGCGCCGGCCGGCTCCGCGGCCCAGGACCAGATGGAGCGGCAGCGGACCATCCGTATGTCCACGGGGTACGAGATGCACCCCTGGGCCGATCTGCGTCCCGCGGGCGAAGGGCCCGCCGGAGGGCGGAAGTTGTGGCACCAGAGCCCGGGGAGCGCGGGATGA
- a CDS encoding S1 family peptidase gives MRIKRTTPRSGITRRTRLIAVSSGLVAAAAFAIPNATAAETPTTFSAAQLKSVSGSVLKADVPGTAWAVDSKTNRVTVTVDSTVSQAEIAKIKEQAGSGADALTIKRTPGKFQKFIQGGDAIYASSWRCSLGFNVQDSSGNQYFLTAGHCTDGAGTWYSNSGRTTVIGSTAGSSFPGNDYGIVRYTGSVSRPGTANGVDITRAATPSVGTTVIRDGSTTGTHSGRVTALNATVNYGGGDIVSGLIQTTVCAEPGDSGGSLYGSNGTAYGLTSGGSGNCSSGGTTFFQPVTEALSAYGVSVY, from the coding sequence GTGAGGATCAAGCGCACCACTCCTCGCAGCGGCATCACGAGACGGACCCGGCTGATCGCCGTGTCCTCCGGCCTCGTCGCCGCGGCGGCCTTCGCGATCCCCAACGCGACCGCCGCAGAGACCCCCACCACCTTCAGCGCCGCCCAGCTCAAGAGCGTCAGCGGCTCCGTGCTGAAGGCCGACGTCCCCGGCACCGCCTGGGCCGTCGACAGCAAGACCAACCGCGTGACGGTGACCGTCGACAGCACGGTCTCCCAGGCGGAGATAGCGAAGATCAAGGAGCAGGCCGGCTCCGGCGCCGACGCGCTCACGATCAAGCGCACCCCCGGCAAGTTCCAGAAGTTCATCCAGGGCGGTGACGCCATCTACGCGAGCAGCTGGCGCTGCTCCCTCGGCTTCAATGTCCAGGACAGCAGCGGGAACCAGTACTTCCTGACGGCCGGCCACTGCACCGACGGCGCAGGCACCTGGTACTCCAACTCCGGGCGTACCACGGTGATCGGCTCGACCGCCGGCTCCAGCTTCCCGGGCAACGACTACGGCATCGTGCGCTACACCGGCTCCGTCAGCCGGCCCGGCACCGCCAACGGCGTGGACATCACCCGCGCCGCCACGCCGAGCGTGGGCACGACCGTCATCCGGGACGGCTCGACCACCGGTACGCACAGCGGCCGGGTCACCGCCCTCAACGCGACGGTCAACTACGGAGGCGGCGACATCGTCTCCGGCCTGATCCAGACCACGGTCTGCGCCGAGCCCGGCGACTCCGGCGGCTCGCTCTACGGCAGCAACGGCACGGCGTACGGTCTGACCTCCGGCGGCAGCGGCAACTGCTCCTCCGGCGGCACGACCTTCTTCCAGCCGGTCACCGAGGCCCTGTCCGCCTACGGCGTCAGCGTCTACTGA